The following coding sequences are from one Verrucosispora sp. WMMD573 window:
- a CDS encoding aminotransferase class V-fold PLP-dependent enzyme: MIDENRPAGMAAEQVLAEIRQLRAMDRPTHGGRLFAYVYDPAVPGLDALAAAAHAESAHVNGLDPTAFPSLLAMENALVATAARLLGGGPGTTAPDVVGSVTSGGTESLILAVKTARDARPDIAAPRIVVPASAHAAFAKAAHYLRVELDTVPIDPTTLRPAVDDVAAAVRPETVLVACSAPSYAHGVVDPVEQIAEVAAAAGVRCHVDACFGGWTLPYLRRLGRPVPPFDLAVPGVTSISVDLHKYAYAPKGVSVLLHRDPQLRTPQYFAYADWPGYTMINPVISSTRSGGPIAAAYATLRHLGDDGYLELARRTWEAVGTLADAVRATDGLRLVAEPESTVVCLTADDPTLDLFLLVDELTARGWHTQPQLRYADLPASVHLTVTAAVAPRVAEFGPALADAVAAARAAGPVELPPDLLAMAGSLTPAALTPELVAGLAEGLGLGGAAGAPDRMAVVNTLLDAAPAAVRERLLVEFVGLLQRPAW, translated from the coding sequence ATGATCGACGAGAATCGGCCGGCTGGGATGGCGGCGGAGCAGGTGTTGGCGGAGATCCGGCAGTTGCGGGCGATGGATCGGCCGACGCACGGGGGGCGGCTGTTCGCGTACGTGTACGACCCGGCGGTGCCCGGGCTGGACGCGCTCGCCGCTGCCGCTCACGCCGAGAGCGCTCACGTCAACGGGCTCGACCCGACGGCCTTCCCGTCCCTGCTGGCCATGGAGAACGCGCTTGTCGCGACGGCGGCGCGCCTGCTCGGCGGTGGGCCGGGCACCACCGCCCCGGACGTCGTCGGCAGTGTCACCAGTGGTGGCACCGAGTCGCTCATCCTGGCCGTGAAGACCGCCCGGGACGCCCGGCCGGACATCGCGGCGCCCCGGATCGTGGTGCCGGCCAGCGCCCATGCCGCGTTCGCCAAAGCGGCCCATTACCTGCGGGTGGAACTCGATACCGTGCCGATCGACCCGACCACGCTGCGGCCGGCGGTCGACGACGTGGCCGCCGCCGTCCGGCCGGAGACGGTGCTGGTGGCCTGCTCCGCCCCCTCGTACGCGCACGGCGTCGTGGACCCGGTCGAACAGATCGCCGAGGTGGCCGCCGCCGCCGGGGTCCGTTGCCACGTGGACGCCTGCTTCGGCGGCTGGACGCTGCCGTACCTGCGTCGCCTGGGCCGGCCGGTGCCCCCGTTCGACCTGGCCGTACCCGGGGTCACCTCGATCTCGGTGGACCTGCACAAGTACGCGTACGCGCCGAAGGGCGTGTCGGTGCTGCTGCACCGCGACCCGCAACTGCGTACCCCGCAGTACTTCGCGTACGCCGACTGGCCCGGGTACACGATGATCAACCCAGTGATCTCCTCCACCCGCTCCGGTGGGCCGATCGCCGCCGCGTACGCCACCCTGCGGCACCTCGGCGACGACGGTTATCTGGAGCTTGCCCGCCGCACCTGGGAGGCGGTGGGCACATTGGCGGACGCGGTACGCGCCACCGACGGGCTGCGGCTGGTCGCCGAGCCGGAGTCCACGGTGGTCTGTCTCACCGCCGACGACCCCACCCTCGACCTGTTCCTGCTGGTGGACGAGCTGACCGCGCGAGGTTGGCACACCCAACCCCAGCTCCGGTACGCCGACCTGCCGGCCAGCGTGCACCTGACGGTGACCGCAGCGGTGGCGCCGCGGGTGGCCGAGTTCGGTCCGGCGCTGGCCGACGCGGTCGCTGCGGCCCGCGCCGCCGGGCCGGTCGAGCTGCCGCCCGATCTGTTGGCGATGGCCGGCAGCCTCACCCCGGCGGCGCTCACCCCGGAGCTGGTGGCGGGGCTGGCCGAAGGGCTCGGCCTGGGCGGTGCTGCTGGTGCTCCGGACCGGATGGCGGTGGTCAACACGCTGCTCGACGCCGCCCCGGCGGCGGTGCGGGAGCGGCTGCTTGTGGAGTTCGTCGGGCTGCTGCAACGCCCGGCCTGGTGA
- a CDS encoding MFS transporter — protein sequence MTAPPGGSGPTPAPGQPAPAAGPTAPGAAPTAVPPTAPGAAPTAVPPTAASGAAPATAASGATPQDSGALPRGVHAGYALGSLATGAFGTVPGLLLLPYLTDTLGVAAGVAALLVLLPKAWDVLVNPVAGRISDRTRSRWGARRPYLLFGGLALAVLFGAIFAAPFGAGPASGAYVAVAFLATATAFAFFQVPYVAMPAELTSDYAERTRMMTWRIAVLALAILVAGAVAPLVRDAAGGGVAGHRWMGVFVAALIALGAVGAFLGTRSAPQGAVGESEPSLRAQLTVAARSRPFRALLLCFVVQSAGVATILAGVQYFADHVLRDSTTGPTVLFACFVGPALVVMPLWSRVGARVGKLAALVAASLILSAGGLALVAAPVLPTAVVYLLVALLGVGYAGQQVFALAMLPDCIAYDTMRTGRRQAGVFTGVWTAGETFGLALGPGIYGLVLATTGYVSSTTGTAATQSDTARLGVLLGFTILPALLIGSATLLLRPYDLTPARLSTPTPPPATADLAVVAGTKAEETDGKGATTP from the coding sequence ATGACCGCGCCGCCGGGTGGATCCGGCCCCACGCCTGCCCCCGGACAGCCCGCGCCCGCTGCCGGTCCGACGGCCCCCGGCGCGGCACCCACCGCCGTACCCCCGACGGCCCCCGGCGCGGCACCCACCGCCGTACCCCCGACGGCCGCTTCCGGCGCTGCGCCCGCGACGGCCGCGTCCGGCGCGACCCCGCAGGACAGCGGCGCGCTGCCCCGAGGGGTGCACGCCGGCTACGCGCTCGGCTCGCTGGCGACCGGGGCCTTCGGCACCGTGCCGGGTCTGCTGCTGCTGCCGTACCTCACCGACACGCTCGGTGTGGCCGCCGGTGTGGCCGCCCTGCTGGTGCTGCTGCCGAAGGCGTGGGACGTGTTGGTCAACCCGGTCGCCGGGCGGATCTCCGACCGCACCCGGTCGCGCTGGGGCGCCCGCCGTCCGTACCTGCTCTTCGGTGGGCTGGCACTTGCCGTCCTCTTCGGGGCCATCTTCGCCGCGCCGTTCGGAGCCGGTCCCGCGTCCGGGGCGTACGTCGCCGTCGCCTTCCTGGCCACGGCTACCGCGTTCGCCTTCTTCCAGGTGCCGTACGTGGCGATGCCAGCCGAATTGACCAGCGACTACGCCGAACGTACCCGGATGATGACCTGGCGGATCGCGGTGCTGGCGCTGGCCATCCTGGTCGCCGGTGCGGTGGCGCCGCTGGTACGAGACGCGGCCGGCGGCGGTGTTGCCGGACACCGCTGGATGGGCGTCTTCGTGGCCGCCCTCATCGCGCTCGGCGCCGTCGGCGCCTTCCTCGGCACCCGGTCCGCCCCGCAGGGCGCGGTCGGCGAGAGCGAGCCGAGTCTGCGCGCCCAACTGACCGTCGCGGCCCGCAGTCGGCCCTTCCGGGCCTTGCTGCTCTGCTTCGTGGTGCAGTCCGCCGGGGTGGCCACGATCCTCGCCGGGGTCCAGTACTTCGCCGACCACGTGCTGCGGGACTCGACGACCGGTCCGACAGTGCTCTTCGCTTGCTTCGTCGGCCCGGCGCTGGTGGTCATGCCGCTCTGGTCCCGGGTGGGTGCCCGAGTGGGCAAGCTCGCCGCCCTGGTCGCCGCGTCGCTGATCCTGTCGGCCGGCGGACTGGCGCTGGTCGCCGCGCCGGTGCTGCCCACCGCCGTGGTCTACCTGCTGGTCGCGTTGCTCGGCGTCGGGTACGCCGGGCAGCAGGTGTTCGCGCTGGCCATGCTCCCGGACTGCATCGCGTACGACACGATGCGCACCGGGCGTCGGCAGGCCGGCGTCTTCACCGGAGTGTGGACGGCCGGCGAGACCTTCGGACTGGCCCTGGGTCCCGGCATCTACGGACTTGTCCTCGCCACCACCGGCTACGTCTCCTCCACCACCGGTACCGCCGCCACCCAGTCCGACACCGCCCGCCTCGGCGTCCTGCTCGGCTTCACCATCCTCCCCGCCCTCCTCATCGGCTCGGCCACCCTCCTACTCCGCCCCTACGACCTGACCCCCGCCCGCCTCTCCACCCCCACCCCACCCCCAGCCACCGCCGATCTTGCAGTTGTGGCAGGAACAAAAGCCGAGGAAACCGACGGAAAGGGTGCCACAACTCCATGA
- a CDS encoding MGMT family protein: MTPDEYVEAVLALVDRIPPGRVMSYGAVADALAERSGRTSARLIGAIMARHGGGAPWHRVVNASGGLPPRLAREARARWLAEGTPLRGTGVNMRMAAWWPGQGM; the protein is encoded by the coding sequence GTGACACCTGATGAGTACGTCGAGGCAGTGCTGGCACTTGTCGACCGGATCCCACCTGGCCGGGTGATGTCGTACGGGGCGGTGGCCGACGCGTTGGCGGAGCGCTCCGGGCGGACGTCGGCGCGGCTGATCGGGGCGATCATGGCGCGCCACGGTGGCGGGGCGCCGTGGCACCGGGTGGTGAACGCGTCCGGGGGCCTGCCGCCCAGGCTGGCCCGGGAGGCGCGGGCACGTTGGCTCGCCGAAGGGACGCCGCTGCGTGGTACCGGCGTGAACATGCGGATGGCCGCGTGGTGGCCCGGGCAGGGGATGTGA